A part of Bufo bufo chromosome 7, aBufBuf1.1, whole genome shotgun sequence genomic DNA contains:
- the LOC121008053 gene encoding serine protease 33-like, producing the protein MSSTRAALVLIGFLGVCQAIKECGMPQVSTRIMGGQSALAGEWPWQVSLRRNGFHFCGGSLISQSWVVSAAHCIESDVTTSSLTVHLGAHQISLPNASREISVQVKRIIKNSEYNNKDFTGDISLIQLVDNVTFTPYILPVCLPTTNVVFPMGLMCWVTGWGNIRFGVSLPSPRTLQEVQLPLIDTKTCDELYHIQSSTSTSTPIISDDKICAGYKAGGYDSCQGDSGGPLVCSEKGQWFLAGLVSWGEGCGVLNRPGVYTKVTNFVDWINTNSQDSEENTRNVTFTNVVNKQAYLSTSTSTGRKIGDTLYVFLVWSILSLLITY; encoded by the exons AGTGTGGCATGCCTCAGGTCTCCACCCGGATCATGGGGGGGCAGAGTGCGCTGGCCGGTGAGTGGCCGTGGCAGGTGAGCTTGCGACGGAATGGATTTCACTTCTGCGGCGGGTCTCTCATCAGTCAGTCGTGGGTGGTGTCGGCGGCTCACTGTATAGAAAG TGATGTGACGACCTCCTCGCTCACCGTCCATCTTGGGGCCCATCAAATCTCTCTGCCAAATGCTTCTCGAGAAATCTCTGTGCAGGTGAAGAGAATCATAAAGAACTCTGAATACAACAATAAAGATTTCACGGGTGACATCTCCCTCATCCAGCTGGTAGACAACGTGACCTTCACACCCTACATCCTCCCCGTCTGCCTCCCCACGACCAATGTAGTCTTCCCTATGGGCCTCATGTGTTGGGTGACCGGCTGGGGAAACATTCGGTTTGGTG TGAGTCTTCCGAGCCCCCGGACTCTGCAGGAAGTGCAGTTGCCTCTGATTGATACCAAGACCTGCGACGAGCTCTATCACATTCAGTCTAGCACCAGTACCTCAACTCCAATCATCTCGGATGACAAAATATGTGCGGGATACAAAGCAGGTGGCTACGACTCTTGTCAG GGTGACTCTGGAGGCCCCTTGGTTTGTTCTGAGAAAGGACAATGGTTCTTGGCTGGGTTGGTGAGTTGGGGAGAAGGATGTGGCGTGCTGAACCGTCCTGGAGTCTACACCAAGGTGACTAATTTTGTGGATTGGATTAATACGAACTCTCAAGACTCAGAAGAGAATACTAGGAATGTCACCTTCACCAACGTGGTCAATAAACAGGCTTACCTGTCCACCTCCACCTCAACCGGCAGAAAAATCGGAGACACCTTGTATGTGTTTCTAGTCTGGTCCATCTTGTCTCTACTCATCACTTACTGA